In Cheilinus undulatus linkage group 3, ASM1832078v1, whole genome shotgun sequence, the genomic window CTTTCTATTGAATTGAAGAGGATAATGCTCATACTTCACAATATTTAAACTGAAGCATTTCCTCTGACTACAGTCAAAATCTATAAACACTTAAGAGCAcatttacactcagctgagtgCTGATATGACAGGGAAATGGTAAGATTTGAACAAATAAGCACTTGAATATACtgaattaagaaaaacaaagaacttaCATTGTATTTAActgcatttttgaaaaataaatgtagcaCCTTTATGCTAATAGATAATGTACCCAAAGACACAGCTTAAGTATGACCAACTTTCAACAGAGAAATTATCCAATTTATGTGTTTTTACCAAGTACAGAATATCCACTATTGACACTAAATCTATAATCAAATGTGtctttctctgctttatttttgaGCAGCACTGCATCCCCTTTAGAACTGTATAGTAAACAAGTTGCATACTCATTCTAATTTTGGCATTACTGAGTTCTTGCTACTTCTCTTCTCACTCTTGTGTGGCTTCTGTGTTCGCACACAGCTCTGCAGTcccatgcccttatatgggtgTTTTTTCATGCCAACAAGGAAAAGCACAAGCTTCCAGCTTACAAGCACATGGtattcattaatttaaaaatgcaaaaattcagtAGTTTAAGAGCACAACGTGATTCCAATGTAGGTTTATATTGGAAAATTTCTCAagaaaaatttaagaaaaatctttaGAGGTTGAGCCCCAGTGTTGAAAATGTCCCGGGACATTGGTCTATACACATGTGGAAAAAATTGTTGGTATCTTTCCAACAGAGAACGAAAAATTCCAtgatggtcactgaaataacttgaaactgacaaaagtaataataaataaaaatgtactgaaaataaaaaatgaaaattgagatattgcttttgaattgtggtacAACATGATCATAAAAAATGGCCTAGACAGAattgatggtacccctagaaaagattgaaaataatgtgaccctagggacatgttaaactaaggtgtcctgtaattagcatCGCAGGTGCCTTCAAACTTGTGTCAGTCTGTCTACTTAAAGGGTGTAAAGAAGTCattgtgctgtttggtatcatggtgtgtaccacactgaatATGGACCTCAGAAAACTAAGGAGAGAGTCGTCCcaggaaatgataaaaaaaataataggcAAGCACGTTAAAGGTAacggctataagaccatctccaggcAGCTTGATGTTCTTGTGACTACAGCCTCACGTATTTTtctgaagtttaaggtccacgGGTTTAACATGTCACTATGATCAagttattttcaatcttttctagggaTACCATCAATTTTGTTCATGCCTGTTTCAttactgttttttaatgattctgttataccacaattcaaaagcaatgtctgattttcactaGTTAATTTTCagataattttaaatttatttttacttttgccaGTGTCACagtatttcagtgaccattgtgaAATTTTCTCATCTTTATCAGAACAATTTTGTACACGCATTTCCAGCTTAAACAACATATATGATATTTAAGCTTAAAATACATTGCAATTGGCTTTATTCACTATAGCAAAATATTAGCATATAACTACCTCCTTGCTAACTTTACGCTCAGTACCCATTCTGTTTTTAAGTTCATTTGCTAAAGATTTAACAATTttctagctaacattagctcaAAAGCTAACACATTTCCTATAGTTAAGAAACAAATCAactgctttttcttttcaaattgaAAGCTTAGTTTTGCTAAGAAAACTAGTTTGACAGTACTACCACAGGgtaataaactttaaaaatgtgttttagattCAACCATTTCTTACTTACATTAAAGTTAAGTTAGCTGAAAAGCATTCCTGCAAAAAGtaaaatgcttttaaactgatgttttaGCATTCATCTGGGACTCCTTTTATGGCTAAAAATAGTTTTCTAAAAactttttgctgttgtttgtatTCCtcaattgttttttaaatcttacgTTAGCTATAAATGTGTTCCTTTCCTGTATCAAAAGATAGCTTAGATTACATACTAGCTAACATACAAGCTAACCTTCAGTTAGCTTGACATGCACTCTTATTTATGGTTCAGTAAAACGGCATCcatttgttattttattcaACAACCCATTTCTAGCTAACATTACAGCTAGCTATACTTTGCTTTATGTCTgtgacaggggtgtcaaactcaaggcccggggccaaatccggcctgtggtacagttacacccagcCCTCAAGGTCAaatcatattcttattataactggctcTAAcacatgaggtctgcagatttcctccagtataaaaaagtaaacttaaccttgaagATATGAAATATCCTTagtcataaaaatttgaaaaacaacaaaaaattatatgatgtataaaaataactaaatcgaaagaaatgtgggaaaacaaattcatttttgttttcattttatattttcttatttgcATTGCACAATAATGACTTCAATAAATTAtctggacttttatttcatattttgaccattttcaatgtattaatttcactttttgtctcatattttgacctttccaacttataattttgactttttaatctcattttaaactatcaatttattattttcactttttatctcaaattttggccttttcaattgattattttgacttttatctaatattttgaacttttgaatttattatttccatctttatatcatattttgaccttttaggtacaccattttcaattttaagccatatttttgccttaaaacatgattgtgactttcattttttatatatttgcctattaaaagcattattttaacatctcatTTTGTGTCTTGaccttttgaaaaaataagtttgactttttatctcagattttgagccttttaactaatcattttgactttttaaatcccaaaatcatttatcatcattgctaactttttccccataattcaatactggcaaaaaatgaaactgacaggtaaatgtggaccctgttaggccctcaggtaagaccttaattcagaagtCTTAATTCAGTAGTGAGGTGATTATTGGCTTTATATTAATGCATTGAGTAATGGGAGCAAAATTTGACAAGGCAGCAAAAATCAATAGACGCAGCTACCGGAAAAAGCAGAAGTAGCAATATCTGACAAGGAAGCAAAATCTGACAGAACACcagccccttctgtgattgagtttgaaaCCCCTGGTCTAAGGACTTTCCAGTGTTAGCTTAAAGCCACATCCTAGCCAAACAATTTAGGCAAGAAGACAATACcttaattttttcaatttttgttgaCTTTTCAGTTGCTGTAATGTTAAAGAGGTGATGAAATAGTGATGGtttaatgaattttttaaaCAGCTTGAACCTAGAAAAGGATGTATGACAGTTAAACAGCATTTTGGCTTCAAAGGTGCAAAGAAAGGCTTCACATCAGAGGAAAATGGCTACCATACTAATATTAAGAAACCCTGTCTCCCTCTTTCAGCTTCTCTGCTCACTGTCTCTTGCGCAGATGGACGTACAGAATCGCACTGACCAGGAGGAGAGGGACACAAAGCCATGCTAGGATGAAGCAGTAGCCAAAGCGTCCCTTGCTCAGGTCTCTGGTGTCGTTTAAGATCTCCTTTCTGTGGAAGGTGAAGATGAGGCAAGCAGCAAAGGCTGTGAAACCTGCAGGAGAAACACAGTAAGAACTTTAACTTcagattttattatttcattacagccatttatttttcagtggCATTTTTTCACTGCCTCTTGATGAATGagcaacagaggaaaaaaatgctaaCAATCCAGGCTTTCACCCGGCCATGTtcaatgtaaaacattttttaaaaatagctaaagtCAGCAATATTTTGTCCATGAGAAAATAAATTGTTTGCCATCTTACATTAGCTTGGAATctgttccattttttttctattctgcACCACTTCTGTATGGTAACACTATCATTTAGATACTTTTGAGCTTCAGTTCTGTCAATTCTGTATGACTTATAAAACATCAATATGTCATCAGAACAGTACTTGATTTTCCCACCCTGAAAGCTCTATGTGGTCATTGAAGAGGTGAAAGTTAAAgaggttttttattttcatttttgtggctTTTAGAATAGGTCCTCACACACCTGCAAATGCCTGGCAGAGGCCCGTGACATAGAAGAGTCCTTCTTTGGCCATAGTGAACAGCTGACCCAGAAAAACCAGAaaggagatggaggagaagacCACAGAGAGGACCATGAGAGCCTGGACAGACTGAAGCCAGTCTGGAAATAGAGGTCAGAGAAAAGTAAGCTGTCTTTCAAGCAAAACCAAATTCTCATTCCTGTTGGAAACATCCAATCATGCATTATGCAAACTGTGActattaaataaagataaaccAGCATGTACATACAGGTAAGCATGCAGACAAATGCTTTGAAATTTACCGCTTTCGTCTGTGGCAGCACATAACCAGGTGTTTGAGGCGTTATCGTGGAAGCAGTTATACCAGAGGTCTGTGATTTCTTCATCAGTCCATACCCACCACGACTGCAACAAGTAAGAAAGTagatactttttcacatttttttttaaacaagaattGATAAAACATCTACTATGAAGAGATTCTACATAAGTTCTGACATCAGCTGTGTCTCACCTTTTCCAGGGTGGCAGTGAAGAGCATGGCCAAGGTGACCAGATGCAGTGCAATTATGGATATAAGTAGGAGCACCATGGCTGCTTTGGGATGTTGAGTGTCTGATATCCTGTGCACAAACAGCCCTGTTATTCATTAGGATTGTAGGATCATATTCATGAGGAAAGACTAAAGCCTGTGGAATACATACCATATGTGTCaagatttaaaatgacaaaaaactccATAATGTCAAGTGAAAAACAGAATTCTACAAATCAATGTCCATTAGGGAAAACgtgttgtaaaataagtgactgcataaatgttcaccgCCTTCAAGCCAGTATTCAGTAGATGCACTTTtaactgcaatcacagcactgagtctgtgtggataggtctccgTCAGGCTTGcaaatctggacactgcagttttgcTCCAATTCTCTTTGCAAAGCTATTTAAGCTCTGTGAGGTTGCATGGGGATGAGACATGAAAggccctttttaagtccagcaacaaatgctctattggattgaggtctgggcttagactcagccactccagaacattcaccctgtctctaaaccatttctgtgcagcttcaagagtacctggatgcatcagaggacctccacttcacccCAGAAGTCAAAAAATTACTGCCATGTCTTGTCTTCTAAtactggaagtcacttgaactgaacgtctttttTGTTGTTACCTCTGTGTGTC contains:
- the emp3a gene encoding epithelial membrane protein 3 → MVLLLISIIALHLVTLAMLFTATLEKSWWVWTDEEITDLWYNCFHDNASNTWLCAATDESDWLQSVQALMVLSVVFSSISFLVFLGQLFTMAKEGLFYVTGLCQAFAGFTAFAACLIFTFHRKEILNDTRDLSKGRFGYCFILAWLCVPLLLVSAILYVHLRKRQ